The following proteins are encoded in a genomic region of Pagrus major chromosome 16, Pma_NU_1.0:
- the fut9a gene encoding 4-galactosyl-N-acetylglucosaminide 3-alpha-L-fucosyltransferase 9 isoform X1, producing MPSAPFHRILRPLLLGTFILGCFVTLFLMYFKPSTSWLSGPVESTVSTDRVKNLFSTRSDKNVTTVLIWLWPFGQTYDLSVCSSLFNIEGCFITADRNFYNKSDGVVIHHRDICTDLSNLPPVTRPSFQKWVWMNLESPSHSSQLPGIENMFNLTLNYRQDADIEVPYGSIVAAEGDEDFVPPSKNKLICWIVSNWNQDHVRVKYYNELYKHIEVHAYGQAFGEYISDQDYFPTIASCKFYLAFENSIHKDYITEKLYNPLSVGTVPVVLGPPRQNYENFIQGDAFIHVDDFTSPKELADYLLLLDKNEEMYLRYFEWRRHFKVKKAYFWAEHTCLACDYLRRHKEYKAFNNLDKWYWGG from the coding sequence ATGCCATCTGCACCTTTCCACAGAATCCTACGACCCCTTCTGCTCGGCACTTTCATACTGGGATGCTTTGTGACTctgtttttgatgtattttaaaCCATCCACAAGCTGGTTATCAGGTCCCGTAGAGTCCACGGTATCCACAGATCGGGTCAAGAACCTCTTCTCCACCAGGAGTGATAAAAACGTGACCACCGTCCTGATCTGGCTCTGGCCCTTCGGACAAACCTACGACCTGAGCGTGTGCAGCTCTCTCTTCAACATCGAGGGCTGCTTCATCACGGCGGACAGGAATTTTTACAACAAGTCAGATGGGGTCGTCATCCATCACCGAGACATCTGCACCGACCTGTCCAACCTGCCGCCGGTCACGCGTCCATCCTTCCAGAAGTGGGTATGGATGAACTTGGAGTCGCCGTCGCACTCCTCCCAGCTGCCTGGGATCGAGAACATGTTCAATCTGACTCTCAATTACCGTCAGGATGCTGACATTGAAGTGCCTTATGGGTCCATCGTAGCAGCGGAGGGCGATGAGGACTTTGTCCCACCTAGTAAAAACAAGCTGATCTGCTGGATTGTGAGCAACTGGAACCAGGACCACGTGCGGGTGAAATACTACAATGAGCTGTACAAACACATTGAGGTTCACGCATATGGACAAGCCTTCGGAGAGTACATCTCTGACCAAGACTACTTCCCCACCATCGCCAGCTGTAAGTTCTACCTGGCTTTTGAGAACTCCATCCACAAGGACTACATTACTGAAAAACTGTACAACCCGCTCTCTGTGGGGACAGTGCCAGTGGTTCTCGGCCCGCCCAGGCAGAACTACGAGAACTTTATCCAGGGAGACGCCTTCATCCACGTGGACGACTTCACCTCGCCCAAGGAGTTGGCTGATTACCTGCTGCTCTTGGACAAGAATGAGGAAATGTACCTCAGGTACTTTGAGTGGCGGCGGCACTTTAAAGTAAAGAAGGCCTATTTCTGGGCAGAGCACACATGCCTGGCTTGTGATTACCTGCGTAGGCACAAGGAGTACAAGGCATTCAATAACCTTGACAAGTGGTACTGGGGTGGATAG
- the fut9a gene encoding 4-galactosyl-N-acetylglucosaminide 3-alpha-L-fucosyltransferase 9 isoform X2, which yields MSAESQRRLIPLSTRCRNCSLRFPQPLLLLGFQRSVKSTSWLSGPVESTVSTDRVKNLFSTRSDKNVTTVLIWLWPFGQTYDLSVCSSLFNIEGCFITADRNFYNKSDGVVIHHRDICTDLSNLPPVTRPSFQKWVWMNLESPSHSSQLPGIENMFNLTLNYRQDADIEVPYGSIVAAEGDEDFVPPSKNKLICWIVSNWNQDHVRVKYYNELYKHIEVHAYGQAFGEYISDQDYFPTIASCKFYLAFENSIHKDYITEKLYNPLSVGTVPVVLGPPRQNYENFIQGDAFIHVDDFTSPKELADYLLLLDKNEEMYLRYFEWRRHFKVKKAYFWAEHTCLACDYLRRHKEYKAFNNLDKWYWGG from the exons ATGAGCGCCGAATCGCAAAGAAGATTGATCCCACTGTCGACCCGATGTAGGAACTGCTCCCTCCGATTCCCACAACCTCTACTCTTGCTTGGATTTCAGCGTTCAGTCAAATCCACCAG CTGGTTATCAGGTCCCGTAGAGTCCACGGTATCCACAGATCGGGTCAAGAACCTCTTCTCCACCAGGAGTGATAAAAACGTGACCACCGTCCTGATCTGGCTCTGGCCCTTCGGACAAACCTACGACCTGAGCGTGTGCAGCTCTCTCTTCAACATCGAGGGCTGCTTCATCACGGCGGACAGGAATTTTTACAACAAGTCAGATGGGGTCGTCATCCATCACCGAGACATCTGCACCGACCTGTCCAACCTGCCGCCGGTCACGCGTCCATCCTTCCAGAAGTGGGTATGGATGAACTTGGAGTCGCCGTCGCACTCCTCCCAGCTGCCTGGGATCGAGAACATGTTCAATCTGACTCTCAATTACCGTCAGGATGCTGACATTGAAGTGCCTTATGGGTCCATCGTAGCAGCGGAGGGCGATGAGGACTTTGTCCCACCTAGTAAAAACAAGCTGATCTGCTGGATTGTGAGCAACTGGAACCAGGACCACGTGCGGGTGAAATACTACAATGAGCTGTACAAACACATTGAGGTTCACGCATATGGACAAGCCTTCGGAGAGTACATCTCTGACCAAGACTACTTCCCCACCATCGCCAGCTGTAAGTTCTACCTGGCTTTTGAGAACTCCATCCACAAGGACTACATTACTGAAAAACTGTACAACCCGCTCTCTGTGGGGACAGTGCCAGTGGTTCTCGGCCCGCCCAGGCAGAACTACGAGAACTTTATCCAGGGAGACGCCTTCATCCACGTGGACGACTTCACCTCGCCCAAGGAGTTGGCTGATTACCTGCTGCTCTTGGACAAGAATGAGGAAATGTACCTCAGGTACTTTGAGTGGCGGCGGCACTTTAAAGTAAAGAAGGCCTATTTCTGGGCAGAGCACACATGCCTGGCTTGTGATTACCTGCGTAGGCACAAGGAGTACAAGGCATTCAATAACCTTGACAAGTGGTACTGGGGTGGATAG